One region of Salvia miltiorrhiza cultivar Shanhuang (shh) chromosome 3, IMPLAD_Smil_shh, whole genome shotgun sequence genomic DNA includes:
- the LOC131014824 gene encoding UPS-like protein C36.10: MVRAYSQEHTYKHPWERVTAASWRKFADPENKRTLSHIVEVDTLSHKLERSSGKLYTTRAITVHAPGPWFLRKMIGQDICHCVESTVVDAQARSMQLATRNISLEKFLEVEEKIRYDPHPEDPVGWTICRQETRITIKPLSALATMAEKIEQKCVEKFQHNSAKGREVMERICKYLEAESRGISA; encoded by the coding sequence ATGGTTAGAGCATATTCTCAAGAACACACATACAAGCATCCATGGGAACGAGTAACAGCTGCGTCGTGGCGCAAATTTGCTGACCCTGAGAACAAACGCACGCTGTCTCACATTGTCGAGGTTGATACACTGAGCCACAAGCTCGAACGTAGCTCTGGCAAGCTGTACACTACTCGAGCTATAACTGTCCATGCTCCTGGGCCATGGTTCCTTCGTAAGATGATCGGCCAGGATATCTGTCACTGCGTTGAATCAACTGTCGTGGATGCACAAGCCCGGTCGATGCAGCTAGCCACTCGCAATATCAGCCTCGAGAAGTTCCTTGAAGTGGAGGAGAAGATTAGGTACGATCCCCATCCGGAGGATCCAGTTGGATGGACCATATGCCGGCAGGAGACAAGGATCACGATAAAGCCCCTGTCAGCACTTGCCACGATGGCCGAGAAGATCGAGCAGAAGTGCGTGGAGAAGTTCCAGCACAACAGTGCTAAGGGGAGAGAGGTTATGGAGAGGATCTGCAAGTATCTTGAAGCT